The proteins below come from a single Aegilops tauschii subsp. strangulata cultivar AL8/78 chromosome 6, Aet v6.0, whole genome shotgun sequence genomic window:
- the LOC109733053 gene encoding uncharacterized protein — MLLFCNCQLGKLINANSTEVDWERSFYLNLVAHTSYTVTVALCSISNLRNRADKSKRLPPIYKVSKTVYASPSRVNFRLDQRKAVETVPAYPNIYFSVDDFDDPFDAVVLSDPEHCYCVILNAHDGAAFPEESESSNVGSNIQSGINSGSSGENPPKVHSLPK, encoded by the exons ATGCTCCTTTTTTGCAATTGCCAGCTTGGAAAGCTCATAAATGCTAATTCAACTGAGGTTGATTGGGAACGTTCCTTCTATTTGAATTTAGTCGCTCACACGTCATATACTGTCACAGTGGCATTGTGCAG TATCAGCAATCTTCGCAATCGTGCAGACAAAAGCAAGCGGTTGCCTCCAATTTACAAGGTTTCAAAAACTGTATATGCATCCCCTAGCCGTGTAAATTTCCGCCTTGATCAAAGAAAG GCTGTAGAGACAGTACCTGCATATCCGAACATTTATTTCTCAGTTGATGACTTCGATGATCCTTTTGATGCTGTG GTTTTGTCAGACCCAGAACACTGCTATTGTGTGATTCTCAATGCGCATGATGGGGCAGCATTTCCTGAAGAAAGCGAATCAAGCAATGTCGGTTCAAATATACAATCTGGGATCAACTCTGGGAGCAGTGGAGAGAACCCACCAAAGGTTCACTCTCTTCCTAAATGA